One segment of Candidatus Hydrogenedentota bacterium DNA contains the following:
- a CDS encoding four helix bundle protein, whose translation MKYERFEDLPVWKAAMDVASLTYALTRDRYFSQPGDLLSQLRRAALSISNNIAEGFERGSTAELLTFLYIARGSAGEVRSMLHFVERDASAEHLKSEISNLKLITENCAKQIRGWADHLQNSDIKGQRHLTERSRQAFDRANNAAAFVKQIDEMVARARKAREGGE comes from the coding sequence ATGAAATACGAACGTTTCGAAGACCTGCCCGTGTGGAAAGCGGCGATGGATGTTGCGTCGTTGACGTATGCACTCACACGTGACCGCTATTTTTCGCAACCGGGCGATCTATTGAGCCAACTCCGCCGCGCCGCGCTATCCATTTCGAATAACATTGCTGAGGGATTCGAAAGAGGATCAACGGCAGAACTCCTCACATTCCTCTATATCGCCCGCGGCTCAGCCGGCGAGGTCCGCTCGATGCTCCATTTCGTCGAGCGGGACGCGTCCGCCGAACATCTCAAATCTGAAATCTCAAATTTGAAATTGATTACCGAAAACTGCGCGAAGCAAATCCGCGGATGGGCGGACCACTTGCAAAACTCCGACATCAAGGGGCAACGGCATTTGACCGAACGCTCGCGGCAAGCATTCGACCGCGCGAACAACGCGGCGGCGTTTGTAAAGCAAATTGACGAAATGGTCGCTCGCGCCCGTAAGGCGAGAGAAGGCGGGGAATAA
- a CDS encoding DUF1501 domain-containing protein: MTSFSQTDHHDVTADDYVLSRRDFLRRTGLGLGALGLTAMLGAHAEGGAAGSMAVKQPQFAGRAKRVIHIFLNGGCSHVDSFDPKPALEKYAGQMLPMENLRTERKTGAALPSPYTFKQYGQSGIPVSEIFAKTAECVDDMCIVRSMHADVPNHEPSLLLMNCGEARLIRPSVGSWVTYGLGTENQNLPGFIVMCPRGYPIQESQNWQAGFLPGIYQGTYVDTQHTDVDKLIEFIKNEYTGARAQRSQLELLYALNERHARARSEDAEIEARIQSYELAYRMQLDATDAFDVSREPRYIREMYGEKTQSRQLLIARRLIERGVRFVQVWHGAGQPWDSHDDLESQHRKLAADCDQGIAALLKDLKQRGLLEDTLVMCSGEFGRTPTVELPTPGLNAGKINGRDHNPYGFTAWLAGGGVRGGHIHGATDEFGFKAVESPVHVHDLHATMLHLLGFDHEKFTFRSAGRDFRLTDVHGNVVHELIA, encoded by the coding sequence ATGACGAGTTTCAGTCAAACCGACCATCATGACGTGACCGCGGACGACTACGTCCTCTCGCGGCGCGATTTCCTGCGCCGGACGGGGCTTGGCCTTGGTGCGTTGGGACTTACGGCGATGCTGGGGGCCCACGCGGAGGGCGGCGCCGCCGGTTCGATGGCGGTGAAGCAGCCGCAGTTCGCCGGGCGCGCGAAGCGGGTCATCCACATTTTCCTGAACGGCGGCTGCTCGCATGTCGACTCGTTTGACCCCAAGCCCGCGCTCGAAAAGTACGCCGGGCAGATGCTTCCAATGGAAAACCTGCGCACGGAACGCAAGACGGGCGCGGCCCTGCCATCTCCATACACATTTAAGCAGTACGGGCAGAGCGGCATCCCGGTCAGCGAGATATTCGCGAAGACGGCGGAATGCGTGGACGACATGTGCATCGTGCGGTCGATGCACGCGGACGTACCGAACCACGAGCCGTCCCTGCTGCTGATGAACTGCGGCGAAGCCCGGCTGATCCGGCCGAGCGTGGGATCGTGGGTGACCTACGGGCTCGGCACGGAAAACCAGAACCTGCCGGGATTCATCGTGATGTGCCCGCGCGGGTATCCGATCCAGGAATCCCAGAACTGGCAGGCGGGTTTCCTGCCGGGGATATATCAGGGCACGTACGTCGACACGCAACACACCGACGTCGACAAACTGATCGAGTTCATCAAGAACGAGTACACCGGAGCGCGCGCGCAACGCAGCCAACTCGAATTGCTGTACGCATTGAACGAACGCCATGCGCGCGCACGATCGGAAGACGCGGAGATCGAGGCGCGGATACAGTCGTACGAATTGGCCTATCGCATGCAACTCGACGCGACGGACGCGTTCGACGTGTCGCGCGAGCCGCGGTACATCCGCGAGATGTACGGCGAGAAGACGCAGTCGCGGCAACTGCTGATTGCGCGGCGCCTGATCGAGCGCGGCGTGCGCTTTGTCCAGGTCTGGCACGGCGCGGGCCAGCCGTGGGACAGCCACGACGACCTCGAATCGCAACACCGCAAACTGGCGGCCGACTGCGACCAGGGAATAGCCGCGCTGCTGAAGGACCTCAAGCAACGCGGGCTACTGGAAGACACGCTTGTGATGTGTTCCGGCGAGTTCGGCCGCACGCCAACCGTCGAGTTGCCCACGCCCGGACTAAACGCGGGCAAAATCAACGGGCGCGACCACAACCCGTACGGGTTCACCGCGTGGCTCGCCGGCGGCGGCGTGCGCGGCGGACACATCCACGGCGCGACGGACGAGTTCGGGTTCAAGGCCGTCGAAAGCCCCGTACACGTTCACGACCTCCACGCAACGATGCTGCACCTGCTCGGCTTCGACCACGAGAAATTCACCTTCCGCTCCGCCGGCCGCGATTTCCGCTTGACGGACGTGCACGGCAACGTCGTGCACGAGTTGATCGCGTAG
- a CDS encoding PEP-CTERM sorting domain-containing protein produces the protein MSIQFGRGACLLACLLISPAAFADVIYDNGGPDATTGGTDSTVFDSLNPDFTAFDDFVLDEGNTTLTDVHWWGNYYTYFSEQLDDDFQLYIYADLNGAPDLDTGALFTIDGSSASRMDSGLDVGGDTEAPVFAYDLYFDPIELDANVTYWLAITNGFHWRWQTSLEDGSSYQVSGNNFPGDIANWKDQLNVREYDLAFNLTGGIVPEPSTVVLIGAGIAAIFVRQRIRRA, from the coding sequence ATGAGTATTCAGTTCGGTAGAGGAGCATGTCTTCTCGCATGTCTCCTGATCTCGCCGGCCGCGTTCGCGGACGTCATTTACGACAATGGCGGGCCCGACGCAACAACGGGCGGTACGGACAGCACGGTCTTCGACAGCCTCAATCCCGACTTCACCGCGTTCGACGATTTTGTGCTCGACGAAGGTAACACGACGCTTACCGACGTGCATTGGTGGGGCAATTATTACACCTACTTCTCCGAGCAACTCGACGACGACTTTCAGTTGTATATCTACGCCGATTTGAACGGCGCGCCGGACCTGGATACGGGCGCGCTTTTCACGATCGACGGTTCGAGCGCGTCGCGCATGGATTCGGGCCTGGATGTGGGAGGCGACACCGAGGCGCCGGTATTCGCGTACGACCTGTACTTCGATCCGATCGAGTTGGACGCGAACGTCACGTACTGGCTCGCGATCACGAACGGGTTCCACTGGCGCTGGCAGACCTCGCTTGAAGACGGCTCGTCGTATCAGGTGAGCGGCAACAACTTCCCCGGCGATATCGCGAACTGGAAAGACCAGCTCAATGTCCGCGAATACGACCTGGCTTTCAATCTGACCGGCGGCATCGTGCCGGAGCCTTCGACGGTTGTGCTCATCGGGGCGGGCATTGCGGCAATTTTCGTGCGGCAGCGCATTCGCCGCGCGTAG
- a CDS encoding DUF1553 domain-containing protein, producing the protein MQTGGALRRAVVLLCAALALTGARADDPLADVTQLLEAVRTLQSDATVLEGLTQRLGGQAFDKNNPWAGLLQALRPEGAQNHSAETIEFFEAKIRPVLVQNCFECHGPEKQKAGLRLDSREAILRGGERGPAVVSGDVETGHLLNAIGYEGELKMPPSGKLPDDVIENLRHWVAMGAPWPAGGAPNLSIMDQRIEHARTDHWAFQPIASPPVPAPRDTSWVANPIDAFVRVALEAQGLEPSPPADKFTLIRRLTYDLTGLPPSREEIDAFENDGASDAYEKVVDRLLASPRYGERWGRYWLDVARYADTRGYVFQQERNIPFSYTYRDYVIRAFNEDLPFDTFVKQQLAADQLEIGDDKRPLAAMGFLTLNRHFLGNINDITDDRIDVVTRGLMGLTVTCARCHDHKYDPVTMADYYALYGVFRSSVEPPELPLIKEPDPNNPKYQDFLAKLKEAKDAERALVKELHVTLLTHAREKVEAYLLAAHDAKDITDEGAFKTIARDRELRWQLVGRWRDFLKKKSEAHDSIFGPWAQFAALPADGFAEQSAPLAAQFAENKNAEKPLNPRIAAAFGGDAPKSMAEVAQRYANVLRGVDSQWMNLLVGEALLGMTLSTSLTDANDEELRNVLYGADSPANVSEGDLLSMYDVPTQNRVRDKRNAIARVEAAHEGRPDRAMALVDADKPFDPHILVRGNPGNKGDAVPRQFLAVLSEHEPKPFEKGSGRLELANAIASADNPLTARVWVNRVWTEHFDRGIVDTPSDFGVRTDKPVHAALLDYLAARFIADGWSTKKLHKLIVMSNTYRQISADNADARVKDPDNRLLWKQNRQRLDFEALRDSILAASGTLDLAMGGPSVDIVDPPFTTRRTVYSFIERQNLPGMFRTFDFANPDTHSPRRFRTTVPQQALFMLNGPFVIEQARKLAARPEVASAEGAAERAKMLYRIVYNREPDAGECAMVDRFIADQTTFAAVEPSAWQYGYGAVDDAAGRVTFTPFPRFAEGQWRAGESIPNPDTNYLSLGAGGGHPGKGIEQAAIRRWIAPRGGVVAVEGTLKHGAEDGQGDGVIGYIVTARKGIAWTAPVKSANVETVASAIEVAKGDAIDFVISPGPTDSFDSFGWAPIVRYTDDADQNAKNEWRADVDFTGPPPPALDPWERLAQVLLASNEFAFVD; encoded by the coding sequence ATGCAGACCGGCGGCGCACTTCGCCGTGCAGTAGTCCTACTCTGCGCCGCGCTGGCCCTGACCGGCGCTCGCGCGGACGACCCGCTGGCGGACGTCACTCAGTTGCTCGAGGCCGTCCGTACGCTGCAATCGGATGCGACGGTCCTCGAGGGGCTGACACAGCGGCTCGGCGGCCAAGCCTTCGACAAGAACAACCCGTGGGCTGGACTGCTTCAGGCGTTGAGACCCGAAGGCGCGCAGAACCACTCCGCGGAGACGATTGAGTTCTTCGAGGCGAAGATTCGGCCGGTGCTTGTCCAGAATTGCTTTGAATGCCACGGTCCGGAGAAACAGAAAGCCGGGCTGCGGCTCGATTCGCGCGAGGCGATCCTGAGAGGGGGAGAGCGTGGCCCCGCAGTCGTGTCCGGCGACGTGGAAACGGGCCATTTATTGAATGCAATCGGGTACGAAGGCGAACTGAAAATGCCGCCTTCGGGCAAGCTTCCCGACGATGTCATCGAGAATCTGCGGCATTGGGTGGCGATGGGCGCGCCGTGGCCGGCCGGTGGCGCGCCGAACCTCTCAATCATGGATCAACGCATCGAGCACGCGCGCACAGACCACTGGGCATTCCAGCCAATTGCGAGTCCGCCGGTGCCGGCGCCACGGGACACGTCGTGGGTGGCCAATCCGATAGATGCCTTTGTACGGGTGGCGCTCGAAGCGCAGGGGCTGGAGCCGTCGCCGCCCGCCGACAAGTTCACGCTGATTCGAAGGCTTACCTACGATCTGACGGGACTGCCGCCATCGCGCGAGGAAATCGACGCGTTCGAGAACGACGGCGCGTCCGATGCGTACGAAAAAGTTGTGGATCGGCTGCTGGCGTCGCCGCGTTACGGCGAACGTTGGGGCCGATACTGGCTGGATGTGGCGCGGTATGCGGACACGCGCGGGTACGTGTTTCAGCAGGAACGCAACATTCCCTTCTCGTACACCTACCGAGACTATGTGATCCGGGCATTCAACGAAGACTTGCCGTTCGACACCTTTGTGAAGCAGCAACTCGCGGCCGATCAGTTGGAAATCGGCGACGACAAGCGCCCGTTGGCGGCGATGGGGTTTCTCACGCTGAACCGGCATTTCCTCGGAAACATCAACGACATTACCGATGATCGCATCGACGTGGTGACGCGCGGGTTGATGGGGCTGACGGTTACGTGCGCGCGGTGTCACGATCACAAGTATGACCCGGTGACGATGGCGGACTACTATGCGCTTTACGGCGTGTTCCGCAGTTCGGTCGAGCCCCCGGAGCTTCCATTAATCAAGGAGCCCGATCCAAACAATCCAAAGTATCAGGACTTTCTCGCCAAGCTGAAGGAGGCCAAAGACGCGGAACGCGCATTGGTAAAAGAACTGCACGTGACGTTGTTGACCCATGCGCGAGAGAAGGTCGAAGCGTATTTGCTCGCCGCGCATGACGCGAAAGACATCACGGACGAGGGCGCGTTCAAGACGATTGCGCGCGACCGCGAGTTGCGGTGGCAGTTGGTGGGGCGTTGGCGCGACTTCCTGAAGAAGAAGTCGGAAGCTCACGATAGTATTTTCGGGCCGTGGGCGCAGTTTGCGGCGTTGCCGGCGGATGGGTTCGCAGAACAGTCCGCACCGCTTGCCGCACAGTTTGCCGAGAACAAGAACGCCGAAAAGCCCCTGAACCCGCGCATCGCCGCGGCATTTGGCGGAGACGCGCCAAAATCCATGGCGGAGGTCGCGCAGCGGTACGCGAACGTGCTGCGCGGCGTCGATTCGCAGTGGATGAATCTGCTCGTCGGCGAGGCGCTGCTCGGAATGACATTGTCAACGTCGTTGACTGACGCAAACGACGAAGAACTTCGAAACGTCCTGTATGGCGCGGACAGCCCCGCGAACGTTTCCGAGGGCGATTTGCTGTCGATGTACGACGTTCCGACGCAGAACCGCGTGCGCGACAAACGCAACGCGATTGCGCGCGTCGAAGCGGCGCACGAGGGCCGGCCCGATCGCGCAATGGCCTTGGTGGACGCCGACAAGCCATTCGATCCGCACATCCTCGTGCGCGGGAACCCCGGCAACAAGGGCGACGCCGTGCCGCGCCAGTTCCTCGCCGTGCTGAGCGAACACGAACCGAAACCCTTCGAGAAAGGAAGCGGGCGCCTCGAATTGGCGAACGCGATCGCAAGCGCGGACAATCCGCTGACGGCGCGTGTGTGGGTGAACCGCGTGTGGACGGAGCATTTCGATCGCGGCATCGTCGACACGCCGAGCGATTTCGGCGTGCGCACGGACAAGCCCGTGCACGCGGCGCTGTTGGATTACCTCGCCGCGCGGTTCATCGCGGACGGGTGGTCGACAAAAAAACTGCACAAGCTGATCGTCATGTCGAACACCTACCGGCAAATCAGCGCCGACAACGCAGACGCACGCGTGAAAGACCCGGACAATCGACTGTTGTGGAAGCAGAACCGGCAACGTTTGGATTTCGAGGCGTTGCGCGATTCGATTCTCGCGGCCTCCGGGACACTCGATCTCGCGATGGGCGGCCCGTCCGTCGATATCGTCGATCCGCCGTTCACGACCCGCCGCACCGTGTACAGCTTCATCGAGCGCCAGAACTTGCCCGGGATGTTTCGCACGTTCGATTTCGCGAACCCGGACACGCACAGCCCGCGCCGGTTCCGCACGACGGTCCCGCAGCAGGCCCTGTTCATGCTGAACGGACCGTTCGTCATCGAACAGGCGCGCAAGCTTGCGGCGCGGCCCGAGGTCGCAAGCGCGGAAGGCGCGGCGGAACGCGCGAAGATGCTGTACCGCATTGTGTACAACCGCGAACCGGACGCCGGCGAATGCGCAATGGTGGACCGATTTATCGCCGATCAGACGACGTTTGCCGCGGTCGAACCCTCGGCGTGGCAATACGGATACGGCGCGGTGGACGACGCGGCCGGCCGAGTGACGTTTACGCCGTTCCCGCGTTTCGCCGAAGGTCAATGGCGCGCGGGCGAGTCGATTCCCAATCCTGATACGAATTATCTCAGCCTTGGCGCCGGGGGCGGTCATCCCGGTAAGGGGATTGAGCAGGCCGCGATTCGCCGATGGATCGCGCCGCGTGGCGGCGTGGTCGCCGTTGAAGGGACGTTGAAGCACGGCGCCGAGGACGGGCAAGGCGACGGCGTGATTGGTTACATCGTGACGGCGCGCAAGGGAATCGCGTGGACCGCGCCGGTAAAGTCCGCGAATGTCGAGACCGTTGCGTCCGCGATCGAGGTTGCGAAGGGTGACGCGATTGACTTCGTCATTTCTCCAGGCCCGACCGACAGCTTCGATTCGTTCGGGTGGGCTCCGATTGTGCGGTATACGGACGACGCGGATCAGAACGCCAAGAACGAATGGCGCGCGGACGTGGACTTTACGGGGCCGCCCCCGCCGGCGCTGGACCCGTGGGAGCGATTGGCGCAGGTTCTGCTCGCGTCGAACGAGTTCGCGTTCGTCGATTAG
- a CDS encoding efflux RND transporter permease subunit, with the protein MKDIIRSIVANNVFANVVMVIILVVGTIAAFTMVRESMPEFELGLIAIEVPFPGADPEEVEEGICHRIEAAIDGLEGVKDYNTTAWEGFASVEVWAEQGYDIEKLKDSVRNAVDSISTFPARAEKPQIYEVRDEDETIHLALWGSLPERQLKEWAETVRDDLQRLPHISRVEVYGARRYEINIEVSKERLWEYGLTLDNVTEAVYRGSLNLPAGTIRTEGEEIRIRTIGRKYNGRDFAAVVIKSSPSGDIITLGDVADIRDTFTENPSYSNFNDHPCVHVAVLKAKGEDSLAQAELTREYAANKQKELPAGLNITPCFDDTEFVTGQIALLSEDAVSGLILVVLVLWLFLNTRLSFWIAMGIPVSFAGALCILWMIGETINQISLIAFIVVLGIVVDDAIVLGEAIFAHRQRGDGPLEAAVAGVSEVGAPVFAAVMTMITAFIPLAFIPGIMGQIVAVMPIVVISTMIVSTIESLFLLPTHLNHLPDPNLPEKPRPRWQQRFIAFHAAFPRGLEWFARHMYQPAVRTAIRHRYVTLCCAISVLLVTGGIVAGGFVRVIFWPPVDGNSLDAFVEFPPGTPGEVTRDAVEQTRRAFERVAERTKTESGEPLLRNIFTRVNSFQPNFGFIAVEMLHSSARGVHSQDLAAAWQKEVGAIPGAVQQSFHEDTIGMGGPPIEIWLQGKDLNALRNAANELKAKLATYDGVYQIADDFRAGRTEIQVRLKPEAHALGLTLDQVARHLYTGYYGEEAQRFQRGRDDVRVRIRYPEDERQTLAELERVRVRTPQGFDVPLMSVAEIAAAPGVSSIKGSNGLRRIAVYASADFNKANPSEIVTDLGANYLDSLCAQYGNLTWTVEGVEESNRETLAGIQRGFAIAALGIFVILATIFRSYVQPVVIMLIIPFAMVGAVLGHLAMGIPLTFLSLFGLIALAGIVVNDSIVLIECVNELIAGGTPVYDALAQAGVRRFRAIFLTSVTTFIGLGPLVWERDLQAQIVIPMGISIAAGSAFATFVTLLFTPSLLAITNDARRLAHRALHKQWPEPEDVEPARDRRRPPVGAPAPHGAPDLA; encoded by the coding sequence ATGAAAGACATCATTCGATCCATCGTCGCGAACAACGTCTTCGCGAACGTTGTCATGGTCATCATCCTCGTGGTGGGGACCATCGCCGCGTTTACGATGGTTCGCGAGAGCATGCCGGAGTTCGAACTCGGCCTCATTGCGATCGAAGTCCCCTTCCCCGGCGCCGACCCCGAGGAAGTCGAGGAAGGCATTTGTCACCGAATCGAGGCGGCCATCGATGGCCTCGAAGGCGTCAAGGACTACAACACGACCGCTTGGGAAGGGTTTGCGTCCGTCGAAGTTTGGGCCGAACAAGGCTACGACATCGAAAAACTGAAGGACTCCGTGCGCAACGCCGTCGATTCGATCTCGACGTTTCCCGCGCGCGCCGAGAAACCGCAAATCTATGAAGTGCGCGACGAGGATGAAACGATTCATCTGGCCTTGTGGGGGAGTCTGCCGGAACGCCAACTAAAGGAATGGGCCGAGACGGTGCGCGATGACTTGCAGCGCCTTCCGCACATTTCGCGAGTCGAGGTCTACGGCGCGCGGCGATACGAAATCAACATCGAAGTTTCGAAGGAGAGGCTATGGGAATACGGCCTCACCCTCGACAACGTGACCGAGGCCGTTTATCGCGGCAGCCTGAACCTACCTGCGGGCACTATTCGCACCGAGGGCGAGGAAATCCGAATACGCACCATCGGCCGCAAGTACAACGGCCGCGACTTCGCCGCGGTCGTCATTAAGTCCTCGCCCAGCGGCGACATTATCACGCTTGGCGACGTTGCGGACATTCGCGACACGTTTACCGAGAACCCGTCGTATTCGAACTTCAACGATCACCCATGTGTGCACGTCGCAGTCCTCAAGGCGAAAGGCGAAGATTCGCTCGCGCAGGCCGAACTCACACGCGAATACGCCGCGAACAAGCAAAAGGAACTGCCGGCCGGCCTTAACATCACGCCGTGCTTCGACGACACCGAATTCGTGACCGGCCAAATCGCATTACTCTCGGAAGACGCCGTCTCGGGTTTGATTCTCGTCGTTTTGGTCCTATGGCTTTTCTTGAACACGCGCCTCAGTTTCTGGATAGCGATGGGAATCCCCGTGTCGTTTGCGGGCGCACTGTGCATCCTGTGGATGATCGGCGAAACGATAAACCAAATTTCGCTCATAGCATTCATCGTCGTGCTTGGAATCGTTGTTGACGATGCGATTGTCCTTGGCGAAGCAATCTTTGCGCATCGCCAACGCGGCGATGGACCCCTCGAGGCCGCCGTCGCGGGCGTGAGCGAAGTCGGCGCGCCGGTCTTCGCCGCGGTGATGACGATGATCACCGCCTTCATCCCGCTCGCGTTCATCCCAGGAATCATGGGCCAGATCGTGGCGGTCATGCCTATCGTCGTAATCTCGACGATGATTGTTTCGACCATTGAGAGCTTGTTCCTGCTGCCCACGCATCTGAATCACCTGCCGGACCCGAACCTGCCGGAAAAACCGCGCCCGCGATGGCAACAACGGTTCATCGCGTTTCACGCGGCGTTCCCCCGCGGGCTCGAGTGGTTTGCCCGGCACATGTACCAGCCCGCAGTGCGGACAGCCATCCGGCATCGCTACGTGACGTTGTGCTGCGCTATCAGCGTTCTGCTCGTGACGGGCGGCATCGTCGCGGGCGGTTTCGTTCGCGTGATATTCTGGCCGCCGGTTGACGGCAACTCGCTGGATGCGTTCGTCGAATTCCCTCCCGGCACTCCGGGCGAAGTCACGCGCGACGCCGTCGAGCAAACGCGGCGGGCATTCGAGCGCGTTGCCGAACGCACGAAAACCGAAAGCGGCGAGCCGCTACTCCGCAATATCTTCACGCGCGTCAACTCGTTCCAGCCCAATTTCGGTTTCATCGCCGTCGAAATGTTGCACTCAAGTGCGCGCGGCGTACACTCGCAAGACCTCGCAGCCGCATGGCAGAAGGAAGTCGGCGCGATACCCGGCGCGGTGCAGCAATCGTTTCACGAGGACACCATCGGCATGGGTGGCCCCCCGATCGAAATTTGGCTGCAAGGCAAGGACCTAAACGCTCTCCGCAACGCCGCAAACGAACTCAAGGCAAAACTCGCAACCTATGACGGCGTCTACCAGATTGCCGATGATTTCCGCGCGGGCCGCACGGAAATCCAGGTGCGCCTGAAACCCGAAGCGCATGCGCTCGGACTCACGCTCGATCAGGTTGCGCGCCATCTCTACACCGGCTACTACGGAGAAGAGGCGCAACGGTTCCAACGCGGGCGCGACGACGTGCGCGTCCGCATCCGCTACCCCGAAGACGAACGCCAGACCCTCGCGGAATTGGAGCGCGTCCGCGTTCGCACGCCCCAAGGGTTCGACGTGCCGCTCATGTCCGTCGCGGAAATTGCCGCCGCGCCCGGCGTATCGAGTATCAAAGGCAGCAACGGGCTGCGCCGCATTGCCGTTTACGCGAGCGCGGACTTCAACAAGGCGAACCCCAGCGAAATCGTGACCGACCTCGGCGCCAACTACCTTGACAGCCTCTGCGCGCAATACGGCAACCTGACATGGACCGTCGAAGGCGTTGAAGAAAGCAACCGCGAAACGCTTGCGGGCATTCAGCGCGGATTCGCGATCGCGGCGCTCGGCATCTTCGTCATTCTCGCGACGATATTCCGATCGTACGTCCAACCGGTTGTCATCATGCTCATCATCCCGTTCGCGATGGTCGGCGCGGTGCTCGGCCATCTTGCGATGGGAATCCCACTCACGTTTCTCAGCCTATTCGGACTGATCGCGCTCGCAGGTATCGTCGTGAACGACTCGATCGTCCTTATCGAGTGCGTCAACGAACTCATTGCGGGCGGCACGCCCGTCTATGACGCGCTGGCCCAGGCGGGCGTACGACGCTTCCGCGCGATCTTCCTTACTTCCGTCACGACGTTTATCGGCCTCGGCCCGCTCGTATGGGAGCGTGACTTGCAGGCGCAGATCGTGATTCCCATGGGCATTTCCATCGCCGCCGGGTCGGCCTTTGCAACCTTCGTAACGCTGCTTTTCACGCCCAGCCTGCTCGCCATCACGAACGACGCGCGCCGGCTGGCCCATCGGGCCCTACACAAACAATGGCCCGAGCCCGAAGACGTCGAACCCGCCCGCGACCGCCGGAGACCCCCGGTCGGCGCCCCGGCGCCACACGGCGCGCCGGATCTTGCGTGA
- a CDS encoding Dabb family protein: MNRIASMSALLVLLLSSCISVKGNIHVEDEEAKNAGVLRHVVLFKFKAGTSDADIEKVRTAFHNLKNGIETVRSIESGKDISTEGLQQGFTHCFIVTFADAAGRDTYLTHPVHDEFVKLAGPYLDQALVVDFVP, translated from the coding sequence ATGAATCGAATCGCCTCGATGTCTGCACTTCTCGTCCTCCTACTATCGAGTTGCATCTCGGTCAAGGGAAACATTCACGTCGAAGACGAGGAAGCCAAGAACGCGGGCGTCCTGCGACATGTCGTGTTGTTCAAGTTCAAGGCGGGCACGAGCGACGCCGACATCGAGAAGGTCCGCACGGCCTTCCACAATCTGAAGAACGGCATCGAAACCGTGCGCAGCATCGAATCCGGCAAGGATATCAGCACCGAGGGGCTCCAGCAGGGCTTCACCCATTGCTTCATAGTCACCTTCGCCGACGCAGCGGGCCGCGACACCTACCTCACGCACCCGGTGCACGACGAGTTCGTCAAGTTGGCCGGACCGTACCTGGACCAGGCTCTGGTTGTAGACTTCGTGCCGTAG
- a CDS encoding lactonase family protein: protein MRFTGALLAAAFYVSALINPAARADPQRVYIGTYTSGTSDGIYVLDFDSSAGAADNLRLAAKTENPSFLAKHPTLPVIYAVGEMVKEPDGPGGTVSAFRIEVSGALTLINRASSVGDGPCHVAVAPSGKHVAVANYGGGSTALLPIDDTGALGRASAFVQHEGSSVNPQRQEGPHAHSVTFDPSGKYLVVADLGLDKLLVYRYDAEKGALAPNERPAALKPGAGPRHTKFHPTLPYLYVVNELDSTVTTFAFDAASGAAKQIQNVGTLPGDFAEASTTAEIRVHPSGAFVYASNRGHDSISVFTVESASGTLSLKGHTPTAGSTPRNFNLDPSGKYLIAANQKSDTIVTFSIDQKTGALSPLGEPIVVPMPVCVLFL, encoded by the coding sequence ATGCGTTTCACAGGCGCCTTGCTTGCCGCGGCGTTCTACGTTTCGGCATTGATAAACCCCGCGGCACGGGCAGACCCGCAACGCGTCTATATCGGTACCTACACGAGCGGCACAAGCGACGGCATCTACGTCCTCGATTTCGATTCAAGCGCCGGTGCGGCCGACAATCTGCGCCTTGCTGCGAAGACCGAGAACCCGTCCTTTCTTGCGAAGCATCCCACGCTTCCCGTGATCTACGCCGTAGGGGAGATGGTTAAGGAACCGGATGGTCCCGGCGGTACGGTCAGCGCCTTTCGCATCGAAGTCTCCGGTGCGTTGACGCTGATCAACCGCGCGTCGTCGGTCGGCGATGGCCCTTGCCACGTGGCCGTCGCGCCTTCGGGCAAGCATGTGGCCGTGGCGAATTATGGCGGCGGCAGCACCGCGCTGCTCCCCATTGACGACACGGGCGCGTTGGGCAGGGCGTCGGCATTCGTCCAGCATGAAGGCAGCAGCGTGAACCCGCAGCGCCAGGAGGGACCGCACGCCCATTCCGTTACCTTCGACCCGAGCGGGAAATACCTCGTCGTTGCCGATCTCGGACTGGATAAGTTGTTGGTCTATCGCTATGACGCGGAGAAAGGCGCGCTGGCGCCAAACGAGAGGCCTGCTGCGCTGAAGCCCGGTGCGGGTCCGCGCCACACGAAATTCCATCCCACATTGCCGTATCTCTACGTCGTGAACGAACTCGATAGCACGGTTACCACGTTCGCCTTCGACGCTGCTTCAGGCGCGGCGAAGCAAATTCAAAACGTTGGAACGCTCCCGGGCGATTTCGCGGAGGCCAGCACCACCGCGGAAATCCGCGTCCACCCATCGGGGGCGTTCGTATACGCCTCGAACCGCGGGCACGACAGCATCTCCGTGTTCACCGTGGAGAGCGCAAGCGGAACGTTGAGCTTGAAGGGACATACGCCAACGGCAGGCAGCACGCCGCGCAATTTCAACCTCGACCCCAGCGGCAAGTACCTCATCGCCGCCAATCAGAAGAGCGATACTATCGTCACGTTTTCGATCGATCAAAAAACTGGCGCACTCTCACCGCTCGGAGAGCCGATAGTCGTTCCCATGCCGGTCTGCGTGCTCTTTCTATAG